Proteins encoded by one window of Cyanobacteriota bacterium:
- a CDS encoding serine protease codes for MTTVGFLNQLTQSGNLKSFDEPQVLDANTLETLASPELNTLNSSAIQIKLEFFDQSTGQSAGQEMGSGAVLSPDGLVVSNCHVANYSGVLGKPMQLDFQNEKYIQASAKSVLDNAKRNGFDVKFTALIPKTSIVAVPIQLPGMDAPFWSSTTSLQFEEVPLRFIASDPESDLAMLVLEGERKDGFDYLKIASSPDQGFVHGIGHPHRSKENFISSGEVINSSHCATILATRQQFINANNAQTAAVLAKIASFIKMGASTNISSIGNSGGPLVDGNGELQAIMNGADEGRFAPGLLQAFNQGCARFTTLPIKGLASSIPINKVVEFLERQGVNITNLLDGKDIDVARFRSYGSV; via the coding sequence CTTAGATGCAAATACATTAGAGACTTTAGCGAGTCCAGAATTAAACACACTCAATTCTAGTGCAATTCAAATAAAGCTAGAATTCTTTGATCAAAGTACAGGACAGAGTGCTGGGCAAGAAATGGGCTCTGGAGCAGTTTTAAGTCCTGATGGTTTAGTCGTATCAAATTGTCACGTTGCTAATTATAGTGGAGTTTTAGGCAAACCCATGCAATTAGATTTCCAAAATGAAAAATATATTCAAGCGAGCGCAAAATCAGTATTAGACAACGCAAAACGTAATGGTTTTGATGTTAAGTTCACAGCTTTGATTCCAAAGACCTCTATCGTTGCTGTACCAATACAGCTTCCTGGTATGGATGCACCTTTCTGGTCATCAACTACAAGCTTGCAATTTGAAGAAGTTCCTTTAAGGTTTATTGCTTCAGATCCGGAATCTGATTTGGCGATGTTAGTTCTTGAAGGTGAGAGAAAAGATGGTTTTGATTATTTAAAGATTGCTTCTAGTCCTGATCAAGGTTTTGTACATGGTATTGGTCATCCACATCGAAGTAAGGAGAACTTTATCAGTAGTGGTGAAGTAATTAATTCTTCTCATTGCGCTACTATTTTGGCAACTAGGCAACAATTCATTAACGCTAATAATGCACAAACAGCAGCTGTCTTAGCAAAAATAGCTAGCTTTATTAAGATGGGAGCTTCGACTAATATATCTTCTATTGGCAATTCCGGTGGTCCACTTGTTGATGGTAATGGCGAGCTTCAAGCAATAATGAATGGTGCTGATGAAGGAAGATTTGCACCTGGCTTGTTGCAAGCTTTTAATCAAGGCTGTGCACGTTTTACTACTTTGCCAATTAAAGGTTTAGCTTCTTCAATACCGATAAATAAAGTTGTTGAATTTTTAGAAAGACAGGGTGTTAATATCACTAATCTTTTGGACGGAAAGGATATTGATGTTGCCCGTTTTCGGTCCTACGGCTCTGTTTGA